The Chitinophaga pinensis DSM 2588 region CTCACCGAAACTACCTTCGTTTAATGATTCACCATCTTCGTCCATATCATCCAGTGCCGCCTTTCTAAGGTTTTCCGCATCCTCATCACCAGGCGTTACATTCGCGCTGGTATCTAGGTCATTGCGTTCTTCTTCTGTGACATCTGTATCGTTGTCGATATCATCCTCTTCTTCATCATCCAGGATACCTTTTCCTTCTTCATCATCGGAAGAAATAGTTGTGTCCGCCAATTCCCCTAATGGCGGGACATGGATGTGTTCCTGCCCCGGGATGTCAGACACATCAGGTAATTCCATTTCTATGTCTTCCCGTTGCATTTTCTTTTCATCCTGCGGACTATCCTGCAGGTCCTGATATTCGTCGCTGCTTTTTACGCGTGAGAATGCTTTTTCCATATGAATAATTTTTTTAGTTTCTGTTTCCCTGATCCCTGGTTTTCTTACCAGCCTGAAGTACCAGGTAAATCACGACGCCTACAATTACGACAGCAAGTGCTATTAATGGTACCAGCATAACGATCATTTATAGAAATAGTATTACAAATAATTTGCCATGCCGAAAAAGCGATTGTCCCATAAATAGAGGAACCTACTACTTTTTGGGTATAATGGCAGATAAGAAATATCAGCTGCGATGAATTAATTTTGCGTCGTCTTAAAAAACAACACACCGGATCTGCGTACAGCAAGGCTTTATTGACAAAGACAGCTATTTATCCTGAATCAGACTTTTAGAAAAACACCGCAACAATTTGGCTCGTCAGTGAATGACGGGAAGGAGAATCAATGAAACTTACACCCGCAACACAGTTAACAGAAGAACAGGTGAACACAGGCATGGACCTGGTTACCAAAGATGGACTAGCAGTAGAAACAATGGTCGTACTCACCGGAGGTACATTCCTGACTGCACTTGCGCTAAAACTCGGCGCTTCCAATTTTCAGATAGGATTACTGGCAGCGTTGCCTACGCTGACCAATATCTTCCAGCTCTTTGCTATATGGCTGGCGCAACGTTATAATAACCGGCGTGTCATTACGGTTACCTGTACTGCCTTTGCCAGAATACCACTGATCGTGATAGGGCTGATGCCATTTGTGTTTTCAGCAGGCACGACGATACACACACTTATCTCTTTACTTTTCTTTCATTATCTCTTTGGCTCTTTAGCGGGCGCTACCTGGAATTCGTGGATGAAAGACCTCTTACCGGGAGAAAAATTGGGGAGTTTTTATGCACAGCGAACACGACTGACACAGATACTAAACGTAACGTTGAGTCTGACAGTTTCCTTATTAATTGATTTTGTAAAAACGCGTTTTCCCGAATACGAAACGGTGGCATTAACAGCACTGTTCCTGGCAGGTAGTGTGGCCGGCTTATCCAGTTTGTGGCTACTGATCCGCACACCAGAACCGTTAGCGACTGTACAGCCCAATAATCTCATCAGGCAGTATACATTGCCACTGAAGGACACCAACTTTAAACGCCTGTTATTTTTCAATGGCAGCTGGATCTTTGCTGTGAATCTTGCAACGCCTTTCCTGACGGTCTATATGTTAAAGACGATGGGATTGTCGGTATTTATGGTGACGGTAATGGCCATTGTAGGTCAGTTAAGCGGTATCCTGTTTGTAAGGATCTGGGGCAGGTACTCAGATAAGTACAGCAACAAAACAGTAATTCTGATCTGTGCACCATTATATGTAGCGGCGATGCTGGCATGGGCATTTACAGCAGTCTCTGCTTCTGTTCATTTTACGGTTGCATTGCTGACCCTGATCAATATATTGACAGGTATTGCCAACTCCGGTATTAATCTTTCGTTGAATAATCTGGGTATAAAACTCGCTCCTTCCGGACATGCGATGGTATACCTCTCCGCAAAGAATATGGTGATTGCGTTATGTTCTGCCGCTGCTCCCCTGTTGGGCGGCATACTAGCTGATTTCTTTGCACATCATCAGCAGATATGGATGATGGTATGGAAGAGCCAGTGGAACTTCTTCTTTGTTATGAGTGCCATACTCGCGATGCTATCTACCCGTCTACTTAAAAAAGTAGCAGAATCAGGGGAAGAAAGAAAGGGAATCGTACTGGAAGAAATGCTGCTGTCTTTTAAAGCACGGCTGGTCAGTGTGCCGGCAGTGTTATCCAGGAGAAACAAAAAATAGTAACTGTCCATGCAGGTCTGATATCAACAGAACGGGGTATCAGACCTGTATTAATAAGTTCTGTAATTCCCTTACAAGATCATGCACAGAAGTAGTCTTTTGTATACAACGAAACGCACCTTTCTTCATGGCTTCCTGTCGCAAACCGTAATCAATATAAGTGGAGTACATCACGATCGGAATATGACGAAAGTCCTGGTTCCGTTTTATTTCCTCAAGACAAAATAAACCATCCCGCCCCGGCATGTTATAATCCAGCAGGATCAGGTCAGGTTGATTTCCTTTTAATAAACTGTAAGCGACTTCGAAACCTTGTGCCCAATCGCATACGCTATCGGTACCACTCATTTCCACGGCTTCATTCAGGATACTAATTTCATCTGCATCATCATCAATTAATAAGATAGATTTCATTACAATTAAATTTGAAGAGGTAAATAAAAATAGGGACAGCACCCATTCATTCTCGTATAAATTGGGGATAAACAATCCTGTCGAATGAAAGGAAAATGGATGTGATTACATCAGAGAGAACCTGTAAGAAAAGTCGAACGATTAATGGTCTGAATCAATTAATTACTTATGTTCAATCTACTGCTATTTTGCCGAAAGACCAAAAAACATACACGAATGACGGGTAATATGCAGACTTCGTTTGACAATGATGCAATAGTATATTGCGTCTTATTTCATATCTGGGCTGCGCGTATAACGGCGGCATAATTCCTGTAAAATGTTGTATCATTGATGTAGCACTTCAGCAAGCCTTACAGATACACTTGTAACATTGACACTGAAATGCAGGCATCAGTTATTATAAACTGAAAATCAGATAGATACAACATGTTACTCCAAAGAGGGAAAATAGTTTTAAGCCGGGAAAACAGTACCCATCAGGCAGGATTTTGTGTACTGCGGGCAGACTTGCAGGAGCTGATTTCCAAATTTAACTTATTACATGCTCAGGAGAGAACGTATTATGATCAGCTCACGTTCGACAGAAGAAAACAGAGTTATCTTTTAGGTCGTCTCTCCGCTAAAAAAGCAATCGGTGCACTTGCAGTATATGAGGATCTGGAGAAGATCGCTATAACAGCTGGTATCTTTCAGTTTCCGGTGGTGCAATATGCCGTTACCCGTAATCTTCAGGTCTGTATCACGCATTGCGATAACCTTGGTATCGCGCTGGCTTATCCTGAAGTACATCCTTTGGGGATCGACATAGAAAAGACCAATAAAGCGAATATAAGCGTCATTAAAGGGCAATTAACTCCCGATGAAGTAATTCTTACCCAGGCCGTCTCCTTATCAGACGATGCCTCCTGTACGATGATCTGGACCATGAAGGAAGCATTATCCAAAATACTTCGTACCGGCCTGACCATGGACATGAAAGTATTGGAGATACAATCACTTGTAAAAGAAGGCCCGGACCTGTATACCAGCTATTTTAAACATCTTATTCAATACAAGGCAATATCCTGCTTATCAGGACCTTATGTCTGCTCGCTTGTTATTCCGCGTAAGACTACTGTTGACCTGGAAGAATACTGGCAGGCATTCCGTCAGGCAACTGCCGCAACAATGGAAAATATCCGTTGAATAGCGTCTACCCTTGTTTAAACTATAGTTAGACTATACTTATCTTCCGTTAATGCTACCTTCAAAACGAAGCATTGAACGTAAAAGCAGTATAATCAGATTATGTCCGGACTTTATGTAGCACAGTAGCAATATATGTTAACGAAAAAGCCAGTCATCGGTCGATGACTGGCTTTATTATCCGGAAAAGGAAAATGCTTGATTACAACAGCAGGGTGTCAATACGATGTGCCTGTACCAGCTGCACCTGTTCAGACCAGGAGAAAACGGTAAAATAACCATCCTGGGAAGCGACCAGTGCAATGGCCTCCGGCTGGTCATTAACGAACTGTGCGGCTGACAGGTGACGGGTACCACCGATAGCTGAAGGATGCATTAGTTCAGGCGTACCCCCGATAACAGGTTCGATCATGACCACTTTGTCTACCCCATGCTTTGACCAGGGCGCACGGGTAATTTTGGCCCCAAAGGTGATCAGTTCATGACGGTCAGTAATCACAGAGGCGCCATCTACGGCGGTCAGTCCGGTGACGTTGTCTACCTCCCGGCGCAACGCGTTCTGCCAATAAATCTCTGTTACCTTTCCGCCGTCCTGACGTACAAGGTCAGCCACCCCCGAAAATGCAGGGGAAAGCGGATAGGTTAGCGGATGTACGATCGATTCCTTCCATTTTGTACTTCCGGCAGGTACCACGAGGAGAATGCCCCCTCTTTTATGCGCCCGCATAGAAACGGCGATCTGTATCAGGACGTTCACCGGGTCATTCCAGACAGCCGAAGAGGT contains the following coding sequences:
- a CDS encoding response regulator, producing MKSILLIDDDADEISILNEAVEMSGTDSVCDWAQGFEVAYSLLKGNQPDLILLDYNMPGRDGLFCLEEIKRNQDFRHIPIVMYSTYIDYGLRQEAMKKGAFRCIQKTTSVHDLVRELQNLLIQV
- a CDS encoding 4'-phosphopantetheinyl transferase; the encoded protein is MLLQRGKIVLSRENSTHQAGFCVLRADLQELISKFNLLHAQERTYYDQLTFDRRKQSYLLGRLSAKKAIGALAVYEDLEKIAITAGIFQFPVVQYAVTRNLQVCITHCDNLGIALAYPEVHPLGIDIEKTNKANISVIKGQLTPDEVILTQAVSLSDDASCTMIWTMKEALSKILRTGLTMDMKVLEIQSLVKEGPDLYTSYFKHLIQYKAISCLSGPYVCSLVIPRKTTVDLEEYWQAFRQATAATMENIR
- a CDS encoding putative sensor domain DACNV-containing protein, producing MDLTLDSTYQAATKVADQIENHFSKHLAIAAVSGEEDLATVPHAKFIEKMLDVAFWASLRREEGVPTRISLAFLNPCQAGKPLKFAQKLPFDVRVLTKLAPGVERAGVHVGVWYEGDNLFIWGTTLKLPNFCFVLDVSEPGLLVVKHRRSVGLGKFANVAVLKGDQVKIVDESCGLLPDSPEIVTSLLGLTSSAVWNDPVNVLIQIAVSMRAHKRGGILLVVPAGSTKWKESIVHPLTYPLSPAFSGVADLVRQDGGKVTEIYWQNALRREVDNVTGLTAVDGASVITDRHELITFGAKITRAPWSKHGVDKVVMIEPVIGGTPELMHPSAIGGTRHLSAAQFVNDQPEAIALVASQDGYFTVFSWSEQVQLVQAHRIDTLLL
- a CDS encoding MFS transporter, which codes for MKLTPATQLTEEQVNTGMDLVTKDGLAVETMVVLTGGTFLTALALKLGASNFQIGLLAALPTLTNIFQLFAIWLAQRYNNRRVITVTCTAFARIPLIVIGLMPFVFSAGTTIHTLISLLFFHYLFGSLAGATWNSWMKDLLPGEKLGSFYAQRTRLTQILNVTLSLTVSLLIDFVKTRFPEYETVALTALFLAGSVAGLSSLWLLIRTPEPLATVQPNNLIRQYTLPLKDTNFKRLLFFNGSWIFAVNLATPFLTVYMLKTMGLSVFMVTVMAIVGQLSGILFVRIWGRYSDKYSNKTVILICAPLYVAAMLAWAFTAVSASVHFTVALLTLINILTGIANSGINLSLNNLGIKLAPSGHAMVYLSAKNMVIALCSAAAPLLGGILADFFAHHQQIWMMVWKSQWNFFFVMSAILAMLSTRLLKKVAESGEERKGIVLEEMLLSFKARLVSVPAVLSRRNKK